A DNA window from Alicyclobacillus acidocaldarius subsp. acidocaldarius DSM 446 contains the following coding sequences:
- a CDS encoding beta strand repeat-containing protein — translation MDYLMPNVRANISNGDIVEVIVPFGSNGAWTNGNIQQGFSGTGDNIEIGGNNGSTQIPAIEVANQQAMNGYGPGDYIFTQATEIPGNGGNPVWIQHFMSSYGFVLKDKSNNTSGSYYAGSDVYTLSGWYAQPNPYSNPYWYAPGQYVHLAPYAKPYVRIDSVQNGQSLVPGSTVTVTDTNNDPIDDGTGNPDKVPGSGTPSGLIAVWYFNNMGTYVNADVGHSNEQVATYGFTPWQDTYIPAIAPTRSFQITVPSGASGSGMLYLYYVDGIDRYYEASYAVKTAAPASPPSVTITASPTSLPTGQYSVVTATGKNVPSGDILELKDITGDQTFGGSNTYEDGVTGETSLATMATANTPETAKYQAYVVNPSTGHVDATSGTVSVTWTSSGNTGGTGGNGGNGPTITLSASPTSLPVGQYTGVTATTSGNMSGDFIEISDLSGAGTFDGSNTFEDGVVGETSLSGPAVSQTPQTVTYQASIINASTGQTVAMSNQVQVTWGQNATITLTANPTNLTTGQPSTLTATASNAPSPMDEIKIIDESGKSTLGGQNSYVAMGNSASTQATANAPETVQYEAELLSPMGTVIATSNTVSVTWAGAIGCPSQLAIIDQGGVTSNSDTLTIVNQTPDVLQFSTNSPSITLSQTSTAAGMDATITATFSGGVNTGTLTITDASTGCQQTYTIYDSSYTPPASNDVTLTANPTTLGIGGATTLAATVDTVQQGAFVDIYDETTHQFVSMGTYEYGYSMPPYWTATISGMSVQGNTATVEYSGTYTVQYTSNVAGPQTFVAYVWAPGVSPQGPPSEESAPVTVTWTKPTITLTASPTSVFTGQSSTISYTTVGWASGDYVTVSGQGGQHMWSQTDDTNQTDSYAETESPTGGNSVTVTYTANLYNSAGTLLSTATVTVKWVSPTITMTANPSTNVPGESSQISYAVNVPLPAGYTVQITPSGNGTDMWNATGLTGQTGTYTETENPPSGQTVTVNYTATVFDLNGNPVATGGTSVTWSNPWTGTITLTANPKYVPTGQSTTLTATTSQPIPTGWSLVIMDETTGQTVSTSSMSPETTQYTSFDAETDTFIAWLSDGYEQIGQESNTQTVVWTGLSLNVNPILLPAGQATTLTVSGQNVPSGDFLVVVNESTGQMIGSSLSTPYTVQVTEEEPQTDNFVAYVSTNSGTSGELIQSNTVSVDWYGVMLTANPTYLPINHQSTLTATALNLPAGYELSIVDQTTGQTIAIGEPGQTTLSVTQLRSQIETDQYVAQILNPGYSNSGGSIQVTPGSAWIGTFQPANAYFLDGAGQWENEGNPGSTGFLEANVYDPYTNSWYAGSWGQGVFQFVNGSWLPVGGGSDADAMTFDTNNSTIYELATSGIYAYNGTTWTNIYTNAGGAWGGITYDPDNNSLIAADDAHGVTMFNLNTNSAEQIPINWAVTSTYSDIYDPQNRTLYVSDGAFVEALDMNNPSGSWQQVGNELPSWIYALGYNPLNGVVYAGGAFGLYALEQGTWVPVLSSPGGTIDAMYINGQVSETVLDTSTPVSITWYNYDLELSASPTTLPAGQATTLTATSTTGGGPGDVIEIYDETTGQVVGTSTANASSYSATWAEGAPTTDTFIAWFVNPSGGHDQASNTVQVTWNQAKLTLSDAEVYHTPAWQQNLENYNNYYTNIDPQPQLVRSESDFWAGEDLLFKVKPSITDIAQAYVYLPAISMNPMMPPGSPINWTSPPPITLTYNPSDGYLEGGIPTAWDPWLQYMQDGTYTVTFWVKSTDNQVATAQASFTIRDTWVSGNDPGTYFHEHQTW, via the coding sequence TTGGATTATCTCATGCCAAATGTGCGTGCGAATATAAGCAATGGCGACATTGTTGAAGTCATCGTTCCGTTTGGTAGTAATGGGGCGTGGACAAACGGGAATATTCAGCAAGGGTTCAGTGGTACAGGCGATAACATTGAGATTGGCGGCAATAATGGGTCGACCCAAATTCCTGCGATAGAAGTTGCCAATCAGCAGGCCATGAACGGATATGGGCCCGGTGATTATATCTTTACTCAAGCGACTGAGATACCCGGAAACGGTGGAAATCCGGTATGGATACAACACTTTATGTCATCTTATGGATTTGTTCTCAAAGATAAAAGCAACAATACATCGGGCTCCTACTACGCCGGCTCCGACGTCTACACGCTGTCGGGGTGGTACGCGCAGCCGAACCCGTACAGCAACCCGTACTGGTACGCGCCAGGGCAGTACGTGCACCTGGCGCCGTACGCCAAGCCGTACGTGCGCATCGACAGCGTGCAGAACGGGCAGTCGCTCGTGCCGGGGAGCACGGTCACGGTGACGGATACCAACAACGACCCAATCGATGACGGGACGGGCAATCCGGACAAAGTGCCTGGTTCGGGCACGCCGTCCGGGCTTATCGCGGTGTGGTACTTCAACAACATGGGCACCTACGTGAATGCGGACGTCGGCCACTCGAACGAGCAGGTCGCGACGTATGGGTTCACGCCATGGCAGGACACGTACATCCCGGCTATTGCGCCGACGAGATCGTTTCAGATCACGGTGCCAAGCGGTGCAAGCGGGAGCGGCATGCTCTACCTGTACTACGTGGATGGCATCGACCGTTACTACGAGGCCTCGTATGCCGTAAAGACGGCCGCACCAGCATCACCGCCGAGCGTGACGATCACGGCATCGCCTACGTCCCTGCCGACCGGGCAGTACAGCGTGGTCACGGCGACGGGAAAAAACGTGCCAAGCGGAGACATCCTCGAACTCAAGGACATCACGGGAGACCAGACGTTTGGTGGCTCCAATACATACGAGGATGGGGTCACAGGCGAAACCTCCCTCGCCACGATGGCCACGGCCAACACTCCGGAGACGGCGAAGTACCAAGCGTATGTGGTGAACCCGAGCACAGGGCATGTGGATGCGACATCGGGCACGGTGTCCGTCACGTGGACAAGCTCCGGTAACACGGGCGGAACGGGCGGCAATGGTGGAAATGGCCCGACCATCACCTTGAGTGCGTCGCCAACGTCGCTGCCTGTGGGGCAATACACGGGCGTTACGGCGACGACGAGCGGGAATATGTCGGGTGACTTTATTGAAATTTCTGACCTATCGGGAGCAGGCACGTTCGACGGCTCGAACACGTTCGAAGATGGCGTGGTGGGTGAGACGTCCTTGAGCGGGCCCGCGGTGAGCCAGACGCCGCAGACCGTCACGTATCAGGCGAGCATCATCAACGCGTCGACGGGGCAGACGGTCGCCATGTCGAATCAGGTGCAGGTGACGTGGGGGCAAAACGCAACTATCACGTTAACGGCGAATCCCACGAATCTCACCACGGGCCAACCTTCGACGTTGACGGCCACGGCGAGCAATGCACCGTCGCCTATGGACGAGATCAAGATCATCGACGAATCCGGGAAGAGCACGCTCGGCGGACAGAACTCGTATGTGGCGATGGGCAATTCAGCGAGCACACAGGCAACGGCAAATGCACCCGAGACTGTGCAGTATGAGGCGGAGCTGCTGTCCCCGATGGGGACCGTGATTGCGACGTCGAACACGGTGAGCGTTACCTGGGCGGGTGCCATAGGGTGTCCGTCGCAGTTAGCCATCATTGACCAGGGCGGAGTGACGAGTAATTCGGACACGCTCACGATTGTGAATCAAACGCCGGACGTGTTGCAGTTTTCGACCAACTCGCCTTCCATCACGTTGTCCCAGACATCCACGGCCGCGGGCATGGATGCGACGATCACAGCGACGTTCAGCGGAGGCGTAAACACTGGGACGCTCACGATTACTGACGCCTCGACGGGGTGTCAGCAGACTTACACGATCTACGATTCGAGCTACACACCGCCCGCATCGAACGATGTGACGTTGACGGCTAACCCGACAACGCTTGGCATCGGAGGAGCCACAACGCTAGCCGCCACCGTGGATACGGTACAACAGGGCGCATTCGTGGACATTTACGACGAGACAACGCACCAGTTTGTCTCCATGGGAACTTACGAATACGGCTACTCCATGCCGCCGTATTGGACGGCCACGATATCCGGCATGAGCGTGCAAGGCAATACGGCCACGGTGGAGTATTCCGGCACGTACACGGTGCAGTACACCAGCAATGTCGCGGGGCCGCAGACATTCGTGGCGTACGTTTGGGCGCCGGGTGTGTCACCCCAGGGTCCACCGTCGGAGGAGTCCGCGCCCGTCACGGTCACATGGACCAAGCCGACGATTACGCTCACGGCTTCGCCGACGAGCGTATTTACGGGACAATCCTCGACGATCTCGTACACGACGGTCGGATGGGCATCGGGCGATTATGTGACGGTCTCAGGCCAGGGCGGTCAGCACATGTGGTCGCAAACGGACGACACGAATCAAACTGATAGCTACGCCGAGACGGAATCGCCAACAGGCGGGAACAGCGTCACCGTGACGTACACGGCCAACTTGTACAATAGCGCGGGTACGTTGCTTTCGACGGCTACGGTGACGGTCAAGTGGGTGTCGCCGACCATCACGATGACCGCGAATCCGTCGACCAATGTGCCAGGAGAGTCGTCACAGATTTCGTATGCGGTGAATGTGCCGCTGCCAGCGGGGTACACCGTGCAGATTACGCCAAGCGGGAACGGCACGGATATGTGGAACGCCACGGGGTTGACGGGACAGACCGGGACGTACACGGAGACCGAGAACCCGCCAAGTGGGCAGACGGTCACAGTCAACTACACGGCAACTGTGTTCGACCTGAACGGTAATCCGGTCGCTACAGGCGGGACGAGCGTCACGTGGTCGAATCCGTGGACAGGCACGATTACACTGACCGCGAATCCGAAATATGTCCCGACTGGGCAAAGCACGACGCTAACGGCCACCACGTCTCAACCGATTCCGACGGGATGGAGCCTGGTTATCATGGACGAGACGACCGGGCAGACGGTTTCGACGTCAAGTATGTCGCCGGAAACGACGCAGTACACGTCATTTGATGCGGAGACGGATACGTTCATTGCTTGGTTGAGTGACGGTTATGAGCAGATTGGACAGGAATCCAATACTCAAACGGTCGTTTGGACGGGATTATCACTTAACGTAAATCCCATTTTGCTACCAGCAGGACAAGCGACAACTCTCACGGTTTCTGGACAGAACGTTCCGAGCGGAGACTTTTTGGTGGTTGTGAATGAGAGTACAGGACAGATGATAGGCTCGAGTTTGTCAACACCGTATACGGTTCAAGTCACGGAAGAGGAACCACAGACAGATAATTTTGTAGCCTATGTGTCAACCAATAGTGGGACGTCGGGGGAGCTTATTCAGAGCAATACAGTATCGGTCGACTGGTATGGAGTTATGCTAACGGCAAATCCGACTTATTTGCCGATTAACCACCAGTCTACTCTGACAGCAACAGCTCTGAATCTGCCTGCTGGATATGAGTTGAGTATCGTTGATCAAACAACGGGTCAAACAATTGCGATTGGTGAACCAGGGCAAACCACGCTGAGTGTTACTCAGTTGAGGAGCCAGATAGAGACCGATCAATACGTCGCACAAATTCTTAATCCTGGATATTCAAACAGCGGAGGGTCTATACAAGTAACGCCTGGATCAGCTTGGATAGGAACTTTCCAACCAGCCAATGCTTATTTCCTTGATGGTGCAGGACAGTGGGAAAATGAGGGGAATCCAGGCTCAACAGGGTTTCTCGAAGCAAACGTCTATGATCCTTACACAAATTCGTGGTATGCGGGTAGTTGGGGGCAAGGAGTGTTCCAGTTTGTAAATGGGTCATGGTTACCTGTCGGAGGCGGAAGCGATGCAGATGCGATGACATTTGATACGAACAATAGCACCATCTATGAATTGGCAACAAGCGGGATATATGCGTACAACGGAACAACATGGACAAATATCTATACGAACGCAGGAGGCGCATGGGGAGGGATCACATATGATCCCGATAACAATAGCTTAATTGCTGCAGACGATGCTCATGGGGTTACGATGTTCAATTTGAATACGAACAGTGCCGAACAAATCCCTATAAATTGGGCGGTTACGTCAACGTACTCGGATATCTATGACCCCCAGAACCGTACGCTTTATGTGAGCGACGGAGCTTTCGTTGAGGCATTGGATATGAATAATCCGAGTGGTTCATGGCAGCAAGTTGGGAATGAACTCCCATCTTGGATCTATGCGCTGGGGTATAACCCTTTAAATGGTGTAGTGTATGCTGGTGGTGCATTCGGGCTATATGCTCTGGAGCAAGGAACATGGGTTCCGGTCCTAAGTAGTCCAGGTGGAACTATTGATGCAATGTACATCAACGGTCAGGTTTCTGAGACTGTGTTGGATACGTCAACGCCTGTTTCAATCACTTGGTACAATTACGACCTTGAGTTGTCGGCAAGCCCAACCACGTTGCCGGCCGGCCAAGCGACGACGCTGACAGCCACAAGCACCACGGGCGGAGGTCCCGGCGATGTGATCGAGATCTACGATGAGACCACGGGCCAGGTTGTCGGCACGAGCACAGCGAATGCGTCGAGCTATTCCGCGACGTGGGCGGAAGGTGCACCGACTACGGATACCTTCATCGCGTGGTTTGTGAATCCGTCCGGCGGTCATGACCAGGCGAGCAATACGGTGCAGGTCACGTGGAATCAAGCCAAGCTCACGCTGTCGGACGCAGAGGTCTATCACACGCCCGCGTGGCAGCAGAACTTGGAGAACTACAACAACTACTACACGAACATCGATCCACAGCCGCAACTCGTGCGGTCGGAATCGGATTTCTGGGCGGGAGAAGACCTGCTGTTCAAGGTGAAGCCGTCCATCACGGACATTGCGCAAGCCTACGTGTACTTGCCGGCGATTAGTATGAACCCGATGATGCCACCGGGTTCGCCCATCAACTGGACGTCGCCGCCGCCGATTACGCTCACGTACAATCCGTCAGACGGCTATTTGGAGGGCGGTATCCCAACCGCATGGGATCCGTGGCTTCAGTACATGCAGGACGGGACGTACACGGTGACGTTCTGGGTGAAGTCGACGGACAACCAGGTTGCGACCGCGCAAGCATCGTTCACCATACGCGATACGTGGGTGAGCGGAAATGACCCCGGAACGTACTTCCACGAACATCAGACGTGGTGA
- a CDS encoding transposase has product MKVARSGNDIVAKHLTNALPGEVLSVIGIHDAHVVRALPTELPQVEVHQEFTDILLELADGRLLHLEFQTTREPNLYRFGAYDWAIAERYKRPIRTVILYTRDVTEAPWKLDAGSMQYAVENVYLGHMDGDAALETVKRHLAAHEWTEADRVRLAFAFHMRFERRTREEAFGEIVEVVQRVPDVHEQNYLAALILGFSGRVMADEQKERLRRVLEMTDFLKELEKEFVERGEWLKAREIANNLLAEGVPTEVIEKATGLSREELEELRKHLH; this is encoded by the coding sequence ATGAAGGTCGCAAGAAGCGGAAACGATATCGTCGCGAAACACTTAACGAACGCCTTGCCGGGCGAGGTGCTGTCGGTCATCGGCATCCACGATGCACATGTGGTGCGCGCGTTGCCGACGGAGTTGCCGCAGGTTGAGGTGCACCAGGAGTTCACGGACATATTGCTGGAATTGGCGGATGGGCGTCTGTTGCATCTCGAGTTTCAGACGACGCGGGAGCCGAATCTGTACCGATTCGGTGCATACGATTGGGCGATTGCCGAACGATACAAGCGTCCCATTCGGACGGTGATCTTGTATACGCGCGACGTGACCGAGGCGCCGTGGAAGTTGGACGCGGGCAGCATGCAATACGCCGTCGAAAATGTGTACCTGGGCCACATGGACGGGGACGCGGCACTGGAGACCGTGAAGCGTCACCTGGCGGCGCATGAGTGGACGGAGGCAGACCGGGTGCGCTTGGCGTTCGCGTTCCACATGCGGTTTGAGCGTCGGACGCGGGAAGAAGCGTTTGGGGAGATTGTCGAGGTTGTGCAGCGCGTGCCTGATGTGCACGAACAGAACTACCTGGCGGCGCTGATTCTCGGCTTCAGCGGGCGTGTGATGGCGGATGAGCAAAAGGAGCGGCTAAGGAGGGTGCTGGAGATGACGGATTTTCTCAAGGAATTGGAGAAGGAGTTTGTCGAAAGAGGTGAGTGGTTAAAAGCTCGCGAGATTGCGAATAACCTGCTTGCAGAAGGCGTTCCTACGGAAGTGATTGAAAAGGCAACTGGATTGTCTCGTGAAGAATTGGAGGAACTTAGGAAGCATCTGCATTGA
- a CDS encoding putative holin-like toxin, translating to MSVYDALSLVFQFASLMVAVLALVVTLVLALRRK from the coding sequence ATGAGTGTGTACGATGCGCTATCGCTCGTATTCCAGTTCGCATCCTTGATGGTTGCCGTTCTGGCGCTTGTCGTGACCCTGGTACTGGCGCTTAGGCGCAAGTAA
- a CDS encoding helix-turn-helix domain-containing protein — protein sequence MPWKGEENNNHKIETIWGNKLLDDGFLGIPNIIVRNYRHLGIEHGEFGFICTILTYKHDTSDPYPSQEKLAKHMKCSVRQIQKWTDSLCEKGLLLVGQRKHIDKKTWSTNIYNFRPLVEKALEIVGEKDLPNEGEFFDVVYRKPHEPGEQTEPSELEVHMEPGELQVQMEHEPEVRTNRSFKRLEDDEEDEDRAHARVFHIEEDERDVLADLLDMPANITVPSDAQVDTYDTQLPTSTPPSAWTNEDDPYMAIDQRMTMHLGRPYFAKGNDYRALKELTASGVPMDFILAGIDYTFATFADRRPRSFAYCAEVIKERWVAEIAKRQPVKAVNWAEYREHCVKPQPSPSPHRTSRTRTSQPTRRERIRDERYAEFYALFPDE from the coding sequence ATGCCTTGGAAAGGCGAAGAAAACAACAATCACAAAATTGAAACGATATGGGGGAATAAGCTTTTAGACGATGGGTTTCTTGGAATTCCAAACATCATTGTTCGTAATTATCGGCATCTCGGAATAGAGCATGGCGAGTTTGGCTTTATTTGCACCATCCTGACATACAAACACGACACGAGTGATCCATATCCGAGCCAGGAGAAACTAGCGAAACATATGAAGTGCAGTGTGAGGCAAATTCAGAAGTGGACAGACAGCTTATGCGAAAAGGGATTGCTACTTGTCGGGCAAAGGAAACATATAGATAAAAAAACTTGGAGCACTAATATATACAATTTCCGTCCGCTTGTCGAAAAGGCGTTAGAAATAGTTGGTGAAAAGGATTTGCCTAACGAAGGGGAATTCTTCGATGTCGTGTACCGGAAACCGCACGAACCTGGGGAACAGACGGAACCGTCCGAACTTGAGGTTCATATGGAGCCGGGCGAACTTCAGGTACAGATGGAACACGAACCTGAGGTACGGACAAATAGATCATTTAAAAGACTAGAAGATGACGAAGAAGACGAAGATCGCGCGCACGCGCGCGTGTTCCATATTGAGGAAGATGAGCGTGATGTCCTCGCCGACCTTCTCGACATGCCAGCAAACATTACAGTCCCGAGCGACGCCCAGGTGGACACATACGATACCCAACTGCCTACTTCCACTCCTCCAAGCGCTTGGACGAATGAGGACGACCCCTACATGGCCATCGACCAGCGCATGACGATGCACCTAGGACGACCCTACTTCGCCAAGGGGAACGACTATCGGGCACTCAAGGAACTCACGGCCAGCGGCGTCCCTATGGACTTCATCCTGGCCGGCATTGACTACACGTTCGCCACGTTTGCCGACCGACGTCCGCGCAGTTTCGCGTATTGCGCGGAGGTCATCAAGGAGCGCTGGGTGGCGGAGATCGCCAAGCGACAGCCCGTCAAGGCTGTAAACTGGGCCGAGTATCGCGAACATTGCGTGAAACCTCAACCTTCACCGTCGCCTCACCGGACGAGCCGAACTCGCACATCCCAGCCGACACGCAGGGAGCGCATCCGCGACGAGCGGTACGCGGAGTTCTATGCACTCTTCCCGGATGAGTGA